The Amycolatopsis mongoliensis genome includes a window with the following:
- the paaA gene encoding 1,2-phenylacetyl-CoA epoxidase subunit PaaA translates to MTAVASLEEHFEHTIERDQRIEPRDWVPEGYRKTMIRQIAQHAHSEIIGMQPEGNWITRAPSLRRKAILLAKVQDEAGHGLYLYSAAATLGADRADLTDKLINGKQKYSSIFNYPTLTFADVGVIGWLVDGAAICNQVPLCRSSYGPYARAMIRICKEESFHQRQGFELLMTMMKGTEQQREMVQEAVNRWWWPSLMMFGPPDADSPNTAQSMAWKVKRHTNDELRQRFVDMSVPQAAALGVTFPDPDLKWNASREHYDFGAVDWDEFKNVLKGNGPCNASRIAHRRRAHEEGAWVREAAVAHAAKKEERK, encoded by the coding sequence GTGACAGCTGTGGCTTCGCTTGAGGAACACTTCGAGCACACCATCGAGCGCGACCAGCGGATCGAGCCGCGCGACTGGGTGCCCGAGGGTTACCGCAAGACGATGATCCGGCAGATCGCGCAGCACGCGCATTCGGAGATCATCGGGATGCAGCCCGAGGGCAACTGGATCACGCGGGCGCCGTCGTTGCGGCGCAAGGCGATCCTGCTGGCGAAGGTGCAGGACGAAGCCGGCCACGGCCTCTACCTGTACTCGGCGGCGGCGACGCTGGGCGCCGACCGCGCGGACCTGACCGACAAGCTCATCAACGGCAAGCAGAAGTACTCGTCGATCTTCAACTACCCGACGCTGACCTTCGCCGACGTCGGCGTGATCGGCTGGCTGGTCGACGGCGCGGCGATCTGCAACCAGGTGCCGCTCTGCCGGTCGTCCTACGGGCCGTACGCGCGGGCGATGATCCGCATCTGCAAGGAGGAGTCCTTCCACCAGCGGCAGGGGTTCGAGCTGCTGATGACGATGATGAAGGGCACCGAGCAGCAGCGGGAGATGGTCCAGGAGGCCGTGAACCGCTGGTGGTGGCCGTCGTTGATGATGTTCGGCCCGCCGGACGCCGACTCGCCGAACACCGCGCAGTCGATGGCGTGGAAGGTCAAGCGCCACACCAACGACGAGCTGCGGCAGCGCTTCGTCGACATGTCCGTGCCGCAGGCCGCCGCCCTCGGCGTCACGTTCCCCGATCCCGACCTCAAGTGGAACGCCTCGCGGGAGCACTACGACTTCGGCGCGGTGGACTGGGACGAGTTCAAGAACGTGCTGAAGGGCAACGGCCCGTGCAACGCTTCGCGGATCGCGCACCGGCGCCGCGCGCACGAAGAAGGTGCCTGGGTCCGCGAAGCCGCGGTGGCGCACGCGGCCAAGAAGGAGGAGCGGAAGTGA
- the paaC gene encoding 1,2-phenylacetyl-CoA epoxidase subunit PaaC has translation MSFDNVYESLTEENDTRWAFGTGFEDPLSGVDTSVPSGVDGDRLAAYCLMLGDDALVFSHRLQEWCTHAPELEDEVAIANIGLDLLGQARLLLARAGKADGSSRSEDSFAFFRAENEFRNVRLAELGGGHFGHLIARLFVFSTWRLALLQRLVPAVDPVLAAIADKGVKEVTYHRDYAAQWLVRLGDGTPVSHERMQEGLDAVWPYVGELFRTHPVELVDAASLRPEFDAVLDQALAAATLVRPSSGELAGVSGRTGRDGVHTEQMGFLLAELQSVARAMPDAKW, from the coding sequence ATGAGTTTCGACAACGTGTACGAGTCGCTGACCGAGGAGAACGACACGCGCTGGGCGTTCGGCACCGGCTTCGAGGACCCGCTGTCCGGAGTGGACACGTCCGTGCCGTCCGGTGTGGACGGTGACCGGCTGGCGGCGTACTGCCTGATGCTGGGCGACGACGCGCTGGTCTTCTCCCACCGGCTGCAGGAGTGGTGCACCCACGCGCCCGAGCTGGAGGACGAGGTCGCGATCGCGAACATCGGCCTCGACCTGCTCGGCCAGGCGCGGCTGCTGCTCGCGCGCGCCGGCAAGGCCGACGGCTCTTCGCGCTCGGAGGATTCGTTCGCGTTCTTCCGCGCCGAGAACGAGTTCCGCAACGTCCGGCTCGCCGAGCTGGGCGGCGGTCACTTCGGGCACCTGATCGCCCGGCTGTTCGTGTTCTCGACGTGGCGCCTCGCGCTGCTGCAGCGGCTCGTGCCGGCGGTGGACCCGGTGCTGGCCGCGATCGCGGACAAGGGCGTCAAGGAGGTGACCTACCACCGCGACTACGCGGCGCAGTGGCTGGTCCGCCTGGGCGACGGGACGCCGGTGTCGCACGAGCGGATGCAGGAGGGGCTCGACGCGGTCTGGCCGTACGTGGGGGAGCTGTTCCGCACGCACCCGGTGGAGCTGGTGGACGCGGCCTCGCTGCGGCCGGAGTTCGACGCGGTGCTGGACCAGGCCCTGGCGGCGGCGACGCTGGTGCGGCCGTCTTCGGGGGAGCTCGCCGGGGTTTCCGGGCGGACCGGCCGCGACGGCGTGCACACCGAGCAGATGGGGTTCCTGCTGGCGGAGCTGCAGAGCGTCGCCCGGGCGATGCCGGACGCGAAGTGGTGA
- the paaB gene encoding 1,2-phenylacetyl-CoA epoxidase subunit PaaB — MEGVPAAPGPVKHDWPLYEVFVRGKRGLNHVHVGSLHAADDQMALHHARDLYTRRNEGVSIWVVRASDITASSPDEKDPFFAPSGDKVYRHPTFYDIPEEVPHI; from the coding sequence CTGGAGGGCGTTCCCGCCGCTCCCGGCCCGGTCAAGCACGACTGGCCGCTGTACGAGGTGTTCGTCCGCGGCAAGCGCGGGCTGAACCACGTGCACGTCGGGTCGCTGCACGCGGCCGACGACCAGATGGCGCTGCACCACGCGCGCGACCTCTACACCCGCCGCAACGAAGGCGTGTCGATCTGGGTCGTGCGGGCTTCGGACATCACCGCGTCGTCGCCGGACGAGAAGGACCCGTTCTTCGCGCCGAGCGGCGACAAGGTCTACCGGCACCCGACGTTCTACGACATCCCCGAGGAGGTGCCGCACATATGA
- the paaZ gene encoding phenylacetic acid degradation bifunctional protein PaaZ, with protein MAVLRSYVSGEWHTAADEGVPLHDAATGEEVARISSKGVDFAGALEYGRRVGGPALRELTFHQRAALLKALASHLREHREELYALSARTGATLGDSKFDIDGGIGVLFSYASKGKRELPNDTVYVEGNVEPLSRGGTFVAQHIATPLRGVAIQINAFNFPVWGPLEKFAPAFLAGVPSLVKPASSTAYLTARLVELIIESGILPEGSLQFVAGSVGDLLDHVTAQDLVSFTGSASTAQKLRAHPAIIRNAVRFNAEADSLNCSILGPDAVKGTTEFDLFVKQLTTEMTVKAGQKCTAIRRAFVPASLLDDVAAAAAERLAKVTVGNPAAEGVRMGALASLEQREEVRRSLKALLDAGSVVFGDPENVEVVDADAERGAFISPVLLKADPERSEPHEVEAFGPVSTLMPYTSTEQVVEFAARGGGSLAGSVVSADKEFVRDVVLGAAPYHGRLLVLDADDAKESTGHGSPMPQLVHGGPGRAGGGEEMGGIRGVLHHMQRTAVQGSPAVLSSVTGRWVTGAPRTEGDVHPFRKSLAELKIGDSVVAGPRTVTQEDVDHFAEFTGDTFYAHTDPEAAAANPLFGGIVAHGYLVVSFAAGLFVSPEPGPVLANYGLENLRFLTPVKVGDSLTVTLTAKQITPRIDQEYGEVRWDADVTNADGESVAKYDVLTLVSKEQP; from the coding sequence ATGGCAGTGCTGCGCAGCTACGTCTCCGGGGAGTGGCACACGGCGGCGGACGAGGGCGTCCCGCTGCACGACGCGGCCACGGGCGAGGAGGTCGCCCGGATCTCGTCGAAGGGCGTCGACTTCGCGGGTGCGCTGGAGTACGGCCGCCGGGTGGGCGGCCCGGCGCTGCGGGAGCTGACGTTCCACCAGCGCGCGGCCCTGCTGAAGGCGCTGGCCTCGCACCTGCGCGAGCACCGCGAGGAGCTGTACGCACTCTCCGCGCGCACCGGCGCCACGCTCGGTGACTCCAAGTTCGACATCGACGGCGGCATCGGCGTGCTGTTCAGCTACGCCTCGAAGGGCAAGCGCGAGCTGCCGAACGACACCGTCTACGTCGAGGGCAACGTCGAGCCGCTTTCGCGCGGGGGGACGTTCGTCGCCCAGCACATCGCGACCCCGCTGCGGGGCGTCGCCATCCAGATCAACGCGTTCAACTTCCCGGTGTGGGGGCCGCTGGAGAAGTTCGCGCCCGCGTTCCTGGCCGGGGTGCCGAGCCTGGTGAAGCCGGCCAGCTCGACGGCCTACCTGACCGCGCGGCTGGTCGAGCTGATCATCGAGTCGGGGATCCTGCCCGAGGGCTCGCTGCAGTTCGTCGCCGGCAGCGTCGGCGACCTCCTGGACCACGTGACCGCGCAGGACCTCGTGTCGTTCACCGGCTCGGCGTCCACCGCGCAGAAGCTGCGGGCGCACCCGGCGATCATCCGCAACGCCGTCCGGTTCAACGCCGAGGCCGACTCGCTGAACTGCTCGATCCTCGGCCCGGACGCGGTCAAGGGCACCACCGAGTTCGACCTGTTCGTCAAGCAGCTGACCACCGAGATGACCGTCAAGGCGGGCCAGAAGTGCACGGCGATCCGCCGCGCGTTCGTCCCGGCCTCGCTCCTCGACGACGTCGCTGCCGCCGCGGCCGAGCGGCTCGCGAAGGTGACCGTCGGCAACCCGGCTGCGGAGGGCGTCCGGATGGGCGCGCTGGCCAGCCTGGAGCAGCGCGAGGAGGTCCGGCGGTCGCTGAAGGCGCTGCTGGACGCCGGGAGCGTCGTGTTCGGCGACCCCGAGAACGTCGAGGTCGTCGACGCCGACGCCGAGCGCGGCGCCTTCATCTCGCCGGTGCTGCTCAAGGCGGACCCGGAGCGGTCGGAGCCGCACGAGGTCGAGGCGTTCGGCCCGGTCTCGACGCTCATGCCCTACACGTCCACCGAGCAGGTCGTCGAGTTCGCCGCTCGCGGCGGCGGCAGCCTCGCCGGGTCCGTGGTCTCGGCCGACAAGGAGTTCGTGCGCGACGTCGTTCTCGGCGCGGCGCCGTACCACGGCCGCCTGCTGGTGCTGGACGCCGACGACGCGAAGGAGTCCACCGGCCACGGCTCGCCGATGCCGCAGCTGGTCCACGGCGGACCGGGCCGCGCGGGTGGCGGCGAGGAGATGGGCGGTATCCGCGGCGTCCTGCACCACATGCAGCGCACGGCGGTGCAGGGCTCGCCGGCCGTTCTTTCCTCTGTGACCGGCCGCTGGGTGACCGGCGCGCCGCGCACCGAAGGCGACGTTCACCCGTTCCGGAAGTCCCTGGCCGAACTGAAGATCGGCGACTCCGTCGTCGCCGGGCCGCGGACGGTCACGCAGGAGGACGTCGACCACTTCGCCGAGTTCACCGGCGACACGTTCTACGCCCACACCGACCCGGAGGCGGCGGCCGCGAACCCGTTGTTCGGCGGCATCGTCGCGCACGGCTACCTGGTCGTCTCGTTTGCGGCAGGGTTGTTCGTCTCGCCCGAGCCGGGTCCGGTGCTGGCCAACTACGGCCTGGAGAACCTGCGGTTCCTCACCCCGGTCAAGGTCGGCGACTCGCTGACGGTGACGCTCACCGCCAAGCAGATCACCCCGCGGATCGACCAGGAGTACGGCGAGGTCCGCTGGGACGCCGACGTCACCAACGCCGACGGCGAGTCCGTGGCCAAGTACGACGTCCTGACCCTGGTTTCGAAGGAGCAGCCGTGA
- the paaD gene encoding 1,2-phenylacetyl-CoA epoxidase subunit PaaD: MVTAAAVAATVTDPELPMLTLADLGVLRSVSEEGGRVVVAITPTYTGCPAMDTMRDDLEHALVSAGFADVEIRTQLSPAWSSDWISASGRRKLASAGIAPPGAAPRRSGPIPLTLTAPVSRVSCPHCGSTDTEEQSRFGATACKALRRCRACAEPFEQVKEI, encoded by the coding sequence GTGGTGACCGCGGCGGCCGTCGCGGCCACGGTCACCGACCCCGAGCTGCCGATGCTGACGCTCGCGGACCTGGGCGTGCTGCGTTCGGTGTCCGAAGAAGGCGGGCGCGTGGTCGTCGCGATCACGCCGACGTACACCGGCTGCCCGGCGATGGACACCATGCGCGACGACCTGGAGCACGCGCTGGTTTCGGCGGGCTTCGCCGACGTCGAGATCCGGACGCAGCTGTCACCGGCCTGGTCGTCGGACTGGATTTCGGCTTCGGGGCGCCGGAAGCTGGCCTCGGCCGGGATCGCCCCGCCGGGCGCGGCACCGCGGCGGTCGGGGCCGATCCCGCTGACGCTGACGGCGCCGGTTTCCCGGGTTTCTTGCCCCCACTGCGGTTCCACGGACACGGAGGAGCAGTCCCGCTTCGGCGCGACGGCGTGCAAGGCGCTGCGGCGCTGCCGTGCGTGTGCCGAACCGTTCGAACAGGTCAAGGAGATCTGA
- the paaE gene encoding 1,2-phenylacetyl-CoA epoxidase subunit PaaE yields MAFHPLKVAGVTRLCEDAVAVTFDVPAPLSAEFAFKPGQSLTLRRSVAGRDERRSYSICAAAGTAPRVGVRLVPDGLFSSWLVNEVRPGDTIEVATPTGSFTPDLSEGGHHVLIAAGSGITPVLSIVSSLLATPDATVTVLYGNRRTDTVMFADELADLKDRAPSRLELIHVLSREPREAELFTGRLDVPKLRTLFDTLIPVSSVDHWWLCGPFEMVTGAQELLASLEVPRARIHQELFYVDTPPAPVTHEDPSVAGESSEVKVVLDGRASTMTLPRSSSVLDGAQRFRPDLPFACKGGVCGTCRARVTDGKVDLRRNFALEEAEVEAGFVLTCQSYPVSETITVDFDA; encoded by the coding sequence GTGGCGTTTCACCCCCTGAAGGTCGCGGGCGTCACGCGGTTGTGCGAGGACGCGGTCGCGGTGACGTTCGACGTGCCCGCTCCCTTGTCCGCCGAGTTCGCGTTCAAGCCGGGTCAGTCGCTGACGCTGCGCCGGTCGGTGGCGGGCCGGGACGAGCGCCGGTCGTACTCGATCTGCGCGGCGGCGGGCACGGCGCCCCGGGTGGGCGTCCGCCTGGTCCCGGACGGCCTGTTCTCGTCCTGGCTGGTGAACGAGGTCCGCCCGGGGGACACGATCGAGGTGGCCACGCCCACCGGGTCGTTCACCCCGGACCTGTCGGAAGGCGGCCACCACGTCCTGATCGCGGCGGGTTCGGGCATCACGCCGGTGCTGTCGATCGTGTCGTCGCTGCTGGCGACACCGGACGCGACGGTGACGGTGCTGTACGGAAACCGCCGAACGGACACGGTGATGTTCGCGGACGAGCTGGCGGACCTGAAGGACCGGGCGCCGTCGCGGCTGGAGCTGATCCACGTGCTGTCGCGCGAGCCGCGCGAGGCGGAGCTGTTCACCGGGCGCCTGGACGTGCCGAAGCTGCGGACGCTGTTCGACACGCTGATCCCGGTGTCCTCGGTGGACCACTGGTGGCTGTGCGGGCCGTTCGAGATGGTGACGGGCGCGCAGGAGCTGCTGGCGTCCCTGGAGGTGCCCCGCGCGCGGATCCACCAGGAGCTGTTCTACGTCGACACGCCGCCTGCGCCGGTGACGCACGAGGACCCGTCGGTCGCGGGGGAGTCGTCCGAGGTGAAGGTGGTCCTGGACGGCCGCGCGAGCACGATGACGCTGCCGCGGTCTTCCTCGGTGCTGGACGGCGCCCAGCGTTTCCGGCCGGACCTGCCGTTCGCCTGCAAGGGCGGGGTGTGCGGCACGTGCCGGGCCCGGGTGACGGACGGCAAGGTCGATCTGCGGCGCAACTTCGCGTTGGAGGAGGCCGAGGTCGAGGCGGGCTTCGTGCTGACGTGCCAGTCCTACCCGGTCTCGGAGACGATCACGGTCGACTTCGACGCCTGA